A region of Takifugu rubripes chromosome 6, fTakRub1.2, whole genome shotgun sequence DNA encodes the following proteins:
- the itga1 gene encoding integrin alpha-1, whose protein sequence is MQRARRHFATATSAVVALLACVLSFNVDQKNGMSFSGPLEDMFGYTVQQFENSEGKWVLIGSPLSGQPAKRTGDVYKCPVGTGNTTCIKLELPKNTTVPNLHEVKENMTMGTTLVTNPSGGFLACGPQYAYMCGKQQYISGVCANVSSSFQVLNSVAPSVQECAKELDIVIVLDGSNSIYPWPSITNFLERFIQKIDIGPKLSQVGIMSYAENVTHNVNLSQFDNRDALVKFVKQLPQETGFQTRTFEGIDTARKEAYMPERGARQGVKKVMVIVTDGESHDSYQLNKVIADCEDDDIERFGIAVLGDYNRQNKSEAEIQKFINEIQSISSKPTKDHFFNVSDEVALLTIVDALGSRIFALEATSSNSTSSFEMEMSQTGFSAHTSKEGVLLGAVGAYDWNGTVVMHTPRGTIIPGKAQFYDPHAEAGYEGLAGYTGYDVQSASTPDGVLYITGAPRYNHTGRVLVYRLNKKNKIVVSQILKGEQIGSYFGSVLQTLDVNGDSFTDLLLIGAPMFMGTERDEQGQVYVYRLEQNGQFEHQFTLKPVNQSCCTAHSDSCGNKNEPCGARFGTAIAAVSDLNLDGFNDVAIGAPFENDHRGAVYIYHGENTTLKKKFVQRIAAGGDGKKVKFFGQSIHGVMDLNGDGITDVTIGGLGGASLFWSRDVAMLYANMTFNPAKINLQQAQYHCERGSRWSTCVTTEVCFSYWVKSDHQAPQSSAEIRLDLTLDALRAKARAAFIDLDDKSERKVSRKFNISDRGTRCLQETFMMEDHPDFRDPLLVSLDFGLSDEDRGPILDESLPKSINKTIPLVDCGNNEKCIADLSLTAEASVKRMLIKSKSDKMDVNINIRNSKDNAYNTKVTLSFTPNVNFMKVETDNVCSLLHTKVECDVGYPFFGSNVEESFKVKFEANPKYVKEFIQINVTATSDSEELPSTLHDNSVQLSIPVTYEAGIIFSVWPVDEHVVVKVAEQYPSAINDTGMIGEELNISYTLKMAGDTPTPATDMTVTYPHLSPRGNNLLYLTHVATSPQVRCAASLWLNRDKINPGVVFPNPLKETLSDFLLSCKNLDCASFSCSLPEDSSSQVNVTFRVWKPTFIKGEFSGLYMVVNSSLSVRKPQLFELSGGHRTVTIQVSKETLGGIPIWIIIISILIGILILALVIFLLWKMGFFKRKSRDYSKEEMND, encoded by the exons ATGCAGAGAGCGAGGCGACACTTCGCGACGGCAACATCTGCGGTTGTTG cGCTGCTGGCTTGCGTCCTGTCCTTCAACGTGGACCAGAAGAACGGCATGTCCTTCAGCGGCCCACTGGAGGACATGTTCGGGTACACCGTCCAGCAGTTTGAGAACAGCGAGGGGAAATG GGTTCTAATTGGATCGCCGCTGTCGGGCCAGCCAGCGAAACGGACAGGAGACGTGTATAAGTGTCCAGTGGGCACAGGGAACACCACGTGTATCAAACTGGAGCTACCAA AAAACACAACCGTTCCCAACTTACACGAAGTCAAGGAGAACATGACCATGGGAACGACGTTGGTGACCAATCCCAGTGGAGGATTTCTG GCCTGCGGTCCTCAGTACGCCTACATGTGTGGGAAACAGCAGTACATCTCCGGAGTTTGCGCCAATGTCAGTTCGTCTTTCCAGGTCCTCAACTCAGTGGCCCCGTCTGTGCAAG AGTGTGCGAAGGAGCTGGACATCGTCATCGTTCTGGACGGCTCCAACAGCATCTACCCCTGGCCCAGCATCACCAATTTCCTGGAACGTTTCATTCAGAAAATCGACATCGGCCCGAAGCTCTCGCAG GTGGGGATCATGTCCTACGCGGAGAATGTGACTCACAACGTCAACCTGAGCCAGTTTGACAACAGGGACGCTCTGGTGAAGTTTGTGAAGCAGCTTCCGCAGGAGACCGGCTTTCAGACCAGGACCTTCGAGGGGATCGATACCGCCAG GAAGGAGGCCTATATGCCGGAGCGCGGCGCCAGGCAGGGCGTGAAGAAAGTCATGGTGATCGTGACTGACGGAGAGTCACATGACTCCTACCAGCTAAATAAGGTCATAGCAGACTGTGAAGATGACGACATCGAGAGATTCGGCATCGCG GTTTTGGGCGACTACAATCGGCAGAACAAAAGCGAAGCGGAAATCCAGAAGTTCATCAACGAAATCCAGTCTATCTCCAGTAAACCCACAAAGGACCACTTCTTCAACGTGTCTGACGAGGTGGCCTTGCTGACCATCGTGGATGCTCTGGGAAGCAGGATTTTTGCCCTAGAAG ctacGAGTAGTAACTCCACATCGTCCTTCGAGATGGAGATGTCCCAGACCGGTTTCAGTGCTCATACGTCTAAA GAAGGCGTGttactgggagctgtgggggcgTACGATTGGAACGGCACAGTAGTGATGCACACTCCGAGAGGAACGATCATCCCTGGAAAAGCCCAGTTCTATGACCCGCATGCGGAGGCCGGATACGAGGGCCTGGCTGGGTACACGG GCTATGATGTACAGTCCGCGTCCACCCCTGATGGCGTGCTGTACATCACGGGCGCGCCGCGGTACAACCACACCGGCCGGGTCCTTGTCTACCGCCTGAATAAGAAGAACAAGATAGTGGTGTCGCAGATCCTTAAAGGAGAACAG ATCGGCTCCTACTTCGGCAGCGTGCTGCAGACGCTGGATGTCAACGGCGATTCCTTCACAGATCTCCTCCTGATCGGAGCGCCGATGTTCATGGGCACAGAGAGAGATGAGCAGGGGCAGGTCTACGTCTACAGACTCGAGCAG AACGGCCAGTTTGAGCACCAGTTCACCTTGAAGCCAGTCAACCAGTCCTGCTGCACTGCCCACTCAGACAGCTGCGGGAATAAAAACGAGCCGTGCGGCGCTCGCTTCGGCACCGCCATCGCGGCGGTGTCGGACCTGAACCTGGACGGGTTTAACGACGTGGCGATCGGCGCGCCTTTTGAGAACGACCACCGCGGGGCCGTGTACATCTATCACGGGGAGAATACGACGTTAAAAAAGAAATTCGTGCAG CGCATCGCCGCGGGTGGAGACGGCAAAAAGGTGAAATTCTTCGGTCAGTCCATCCACGGAGTCATGGATCTGAACGGAGACGGGATCACCGATGTTACCATAGGAGGCCTGGGAGGGGCTTCGCTATTCTG GTCGCGGGATGTGGCGATGCTCTACGCCAACATGACCTTCAACCCGGCCAAAATCAACCTGCAGCAGGCCCAGTACCACTGCGAGCGCGGATCGCGCTGGTCCACGTGCGTGACAACCGAGGTCTGTTTCAGCTACTGGGTCAAATCGGACCACCAGGCCCCGCAGTCGAGCGCAG AAATCCGCCTCGACCTGACGCTGGACGCTTTGCGTGCGAAGGCCAGGGCCGCGTTCATCGACCTGGACGATAAAAGCGAGCGCAAGGTCAGCAGGAAGTTCAACATCAGCGACAGGGGGACGCGCTGCCTGCAGGAAACCTTCATGATGGAG GACCATCCAGACTTCAGAGACCCCCTCCTGGTGTCGCTGGATTTCGGACTGAGCGACGAGGACCGGGGCCCGATCCTGGACGAGAGCCTTCCCAAATCCATCAATAAGACA ATCCCCTTAGTGGACTGTGGAAACAACGAGAAGTGCATCGCTGACCTCTCTCTCACTGCAGAGGCCAGTGTGAAACG AATGTTAATCAAGTCCAAAAGCGACAAGATGGACGTGAACATCAACATTAGGAACAGCAAAGACAACGCATACAACACTAAAGTCACCCTCAGCTTCACGCCAAACGTCAACTTCATGAAAGTGGAG ACAGACAACGTCTGCTCCCTGCTCCACACCAAAGTGGAGTGCGATGTCGGATACCCTTTCTTTGGAAGCAATGTAGAG GAAAGCTTCAAGGTCAAGTTTGAGGCCAATCCGAAATACGTCAAGGAATTTATCCAGATCAACGTGACGGCGACAAG CGACAGCGAGGAGTTGCCTTCCACCCTACATGACAACAGCGTGCAGCTCTCCATCCCAGTCACGTATGAGGCTGGAATAATATTCTCAGT GTGGCCTGTGGATGAGCATGTTGTTGTGAAAGTAGCTGAACAGTATCCGAGCGCCATCAACGACACGGGGATGATCGGGGAGGAGCTCAACATCAGCTACACG CTGAAGATGGCGGGAGACACGCCGACGCCGGCCACGGACATGACAGTGACGTATCCCCACCTGTCCCCCCGGGGAAACAACCTGCTGTACCTGACGCACGTGGCGACCAGCCCACAG GTGAGGTGCGCGGCGTCGCTTTGGCTCAACCGCGACAAGATCAACCCGGGCGTCGTGTTCCCAAACCCCCTGAAGGAGACGCTCAGCGACTTCCTGCTG AGCTGCAAGAACCTGGACTgcgcctccttcagctgctccctgcccgaggacagcagcagccaggtgaACGTCACCTTCAGAGTGTGGAAGCCCACGTTCATCAAG GGAGAGTTTTCCGGCCTCTACATGGTGGTGAACTCCAGCCTGAGCGTCAGGAAGCCGCAGCTGTTTGAGCTGAGCGGCGGCCACCGGACG GTGACAATCCAGGTGTCCAAGGAGACTCTAGGGGGAATCCCAATttggatcatcatcatcagcatcctgATCGGAATTCTGATCCTCGCGCTCGTCATCTTTCTTCTCTGGAAG ATGGGCTTCTTCAAGAGGAAATCCAGGGACTATTCCAAGGAGGAAATGAATGACTGA